A single genomic interval of Granulicella tundricola MP5ACTX9 harbors:
- the lpxK gene encoding tetraacyldisaccharide 4'-kinase has protein sequence MKRPWLAPLVPVYWAGLWVKDALRAEAKRLARPVISVGSLSAGGAGKTPVVMALVELLGRHGVTADVLSRGYGRGSGVVELVDAAGDAGRYGDEPMLMARAGIEVWVGAERVEAGRAAEKYGQAQVHVLDDGFQHRGLGRDLDVVLLTAEDAGDWLLPAGNLREPLGALARAGAVVVREEEMAGLAGLCAGKEVWVVRRELVLPAERPGRVVAFCGLARPEGFFGMVRGAGVEVVGTHAFGDHHAYTGADVEWLLAAAERVGAEGFVTTGKDAVKLTAGMVERLGRVVVGELKASFLDEAGVWERIREAVTKQTTAKTNTEVLASPE, from the coding sequence TTGAAGCGGCCGTGGCTCGCGCCGCTGGTGCCGGTTTATTGGGCGGGGTTGTGGGTGAAGGATGCGCTGCGTGCGGAGGCGAAGCGGCTGGCAAGGCCGGTGATCAGTGTGGGGAGTCTTTCTGCTGGTGGAGCGGGTAAGACTCCTGTGGTGATGGCGCTGGTGGAGTTGCTGGGGCGGCATGGGGTGACGGCGGATGTGCTGTCTCGGGGGTATGGGCGGGGGTCTGGGGTGGTGGAGCTTGTGGATGCTGCGGGGGATGCGGGGCGGTATGGGGATGAGCCGATGTTGATGGCTCGGGCGGGGATTGAGGTTTGGGTGGGGGCGGAGCGGGTGGAGGCTGGGCGGGCTGCGGAGAAGTACGGGCAAGCGCAGGTGCATGTGCTGGATGATGGGTTTCAGCATCGGGGGCTGGGGCGGGATCTGGATGTGGTGCTGCTGACGGCGGAGGATGCTGGGGATTGGCTGCTGCCTGCTGGGAATCTTAGGGAGCCTCTGGGGGCGCTGGCGAGGGCGGGCGCTGTAGTTGTGCGGGAGGAGGAGATGGCTGGGCTTGCGGGACTTTGTGCGGGCAAGGAGGTTTGGGTGGTTCGGCGGGAGCTTGTGCTGCCGGCGGAGAGGCCGGGGCGGGTGGTGGCTTTTTGTGGGCTGGCGAGGCCGGAGGGGTTCTTTGGGATGGTGCGCGGGGCGGGAGTTGAGGTGGTGGGGACTCATGCGTTTGGGGATCATCATGCTTATACCGGGGCGGATGTGGAGTGGCTGCTGGCGGCGGCGGAGCGGGTGGGGGCGGAGGGTTTTGTGACGACCGGGAAGGATGCGGTGAAGTTGACGGCGGGGATGGTGGAGAGGCTGGGGAGGGTGGTTGTGGGGGAGTTGAAGGCTTCGTTTTTGGATGAGGCGGGGGTTTGGGAGAGGATTCGTGAAGCAGTTACAAAACAGACAACGGCAAAGACCAATACGGAGGTTCTGGCTTCGCCAGAATGA
- a CDS encoding 3-deoxy-D-manno-octulosonic acid transferase has translation MAMLIYSFLLALGLVIASPWWLWRMATSGRYRAGLGGRLGQVPAELRAVVDGKRVVWIHAVSVGEVLAAERLVREMEAALPGWVVAVSTTTASGQKIARERFGAERVFYLPLDFAWIVRRYLRALKPELLVTMESELWPRVLVECERVGVPVAVVNARVSDRSYPRYMRLKALWGPLLRKVAVFLAQGEESAWRLRQMGVESGRVRVIGNLKYDMQVDESRPMVKLLRQMVTGRRVLVVGSLVEGEEAFFRDCLWDFWKKAPDVVVILAPRHPQRFVEAAGVFRKGFRVCKASDMMADSKLPNPPKYLQSLPLVILDTLGDLAGVYGLADVAFIGGSLVAKGGHNPLEAARFGVPVVMGESYENFREMVESMKEAEAIRIVDGAGLGEALTRLMRDDEGMGERGRMFFEGQTGATGRAVEALVELISGREG, from the coding sequence ATGGCAATGTTGATTTACAGCTTTCTGCTGGCGTTGGGATTGGTAATTGCTTCGCCGTGGTGGCTTTGGCGGATGGCGACGAGTGGACGGTATCGGGCGGGGCTGGGGGGGCGGCTGGGGCAGGTGCCAGCGGAGTTGCGGGCGGTTGTGGATGGGAAGAGAGTGGTTTGGATTCATGCGGTGAGCGTGGGGGAGGTGCTGGCGGCGGAGAGGCTGGTTCGGGAGATGGAGGCAGCGCTGCCGGGGTGGGTGGTGGCGGTTTCCACGACTACGGCTAGCGGGCAAAAGATTGCGCGGGAGCGGTTTGGGGCGGAGCGGGTGTTCTATCTGCCGCTGGACTTTGCGTGGATCGTGCGGCGCTATCTGAGGGCTTTGAAGCCGGAGCTGCTGGTGACGATGGAGAGTGAGCTTTGGCCGAGGGTGCTGGTGGAGTGCGAACGGGTGGGGGTGCCGGTTGCGGTGGTGAATGCTCGGGTTTCCGATCGGAGCTATCCGCGGTATATGAGGCTCAAGGCGCTTTGGGGGCCGCTGCTAAGGAAGGTCGCAGTGTTTCTGGCGCAGGGAGAGGAGAGTGCATGGCGGCTCAGGCAGATGGGGGTGGAATCGGGCCGGGTGAGGGTGATCGGGAACCTGAAGTACGACATGCAGGTGGATGAATCAAGGCCGATGGTGAAACTGCTGCGGCAGATGGTGACGGGGCGGCGGGTGTTGGTGGTGGGGAGTCTGGTGGAGGGCGAGGAGGCTTTCTTTCGGGATTGTCTTTGGGATTTCTGGAAGAAGGCTCCGGATGTGGTGGTGATTCTGGCTCCGCGGCATCCGCAACGGTTTGTGGAGGCTGCGGGGGTGTTTCGGAAGGGGTTCCGAGTGTGCAAGGCGAGCGACATGATGGCGGATAGCAAGCTGCCGAATCCGCCAAAGTATCTGCAGTCTCTGCCGCTGGTGATTCTGGATACGCTGGGGGACCTGGCGGGGGTGTATGGGTTGGCGGATGTGGCTTTTATCGGGGGGAGCCTGGTGGCCAAGGGGGGGCATAATCCGCTGGAGGCTGCTCGGTTTGGCGTGCCGGTGGTGATGGGGGAGTCGTATGAGAACTTCAGGGAGATGGTAGAGAGCATGAAGGAGGCAGAGGCGATCCGGATTGTGGATGGGGCGGGGCTGGGGGAGGCGCTGACTCGGCTGATGCGGGACGATGAGGGGATGGGAGAGCGGGGACGGATGTTCTTTGAGGGGCAGACGGGGGCTACGGGACGGGCGGTTGAGGCGCTGGTGGAGTTGATTTCGGGGCGTGAGGGTTGA
- a CDS encoding GNAT family N-acetyltransferase: MPTVQIRPALPADVPLILHLVRELAIFEREPDAVKATEADLHRYGFGPEKQFDCLLAFIENEPAGLALYFFNYSTWTGKPGIHLEDLFVLPAFRKQGIGRALLSAVARIAVEKGLPRLQWDVLRWNEKAIAFYQAHGAHLKDDWGTMRVEAESLTALASQATPSS; the protein is encoded by the coding sequence ATGCCCACCGTCCAAATCCGCCCCGCCCTCCCCGCCGACGTACCCCTCATCCTCCACCTCGTCCGTGAGCTCGCCATCTTCGAGCGCGAACCCGACGCCGTCAAAGCCACCGAAGCCGACCTCCACCGCTACGGCTTCGGTCCAGAAAAACAATTCGACTGCCTACTGGCTTTTATAGAAAACGAACCCGCCGGCCTGGCCCTCTACTTCTTCAACTACTCCACCTGGACCGGCAAGCCCGGCATCCATCTGGAAGACCTCTTTGTCCTCCCAGCCTTCCGCAAACAAGGCATTGGCAGAGCCCTCCTCTCCGCCGTAGCCCGCATCGCCGTCGAGAAAGGCCTCCCCCGCCTCCAGTGGGACGTCCTCCGCTGGAACGAGAAAGCCATCGCCTTCTACCAGGCCCACGGAGCCCACCTCAAAGACGACTGGGGCACCATGCGCGTAGAAGCCGAATCCCTCACCGCCCTGGCGTCCCAAGCCACGCCGTCATCCTGA
- a CDS encoding lysozyme inhibitor LprI family protein, translating to MTKSSFRNIAASILALATVTAAADCTKAITPIDKTVCQTPELTKLDADLNHLYTALRPQLTIGAKARLLTQQRTWLALRDKTCATADAACLQHQYADRLDQLEAINASAKAADDKLDDVTPVYLKGSWKVTAIHDPAGRGHTNPTALKQSLEDEELSPPGSTVVAAPGELCFPPDPCGDMAWDFPPLGKVASGSAIIEQLGLTPATRALRGSSGTINSHYLLIPRPDGSLWAAFILCGPAVGQDCRTAAEVWTPATPDARVFPTHFPSATYK from the coding sequence ATGACTAAATCCAGCTTCCGTAACATCGCCGCATCCATCCTCGCGCTCGCAACCGTCACTGCCGCTGCGGACTGCACCAAGGCCATCACACCCATCGATAAAACCGTCTGCCAAACCCCCGAACTCACAAAACTCGATGCAGACCTCAACCACCTCTACACCGCCCTTCGCCCTCAACTCACCATCGGGGCCAAAGCCAGACTCCTCACCCAGCAGCGCACCTGGCTCGCCCTCCGCGATAAGACCTGCGCCACTGCCGACGCGGCCTGCCTCCAACACCAGTACGCTGACCGCCTCGACCAGCTTGAGGCCATCAACGCCTCCGCCAAGGCAGCCGATGACAAGCTTGACGACGTAACCCCCGTTTATCTCAAAGGGAGCTGGAAGGTCACCGCGATCCATGACCCCGCTGGTAGAGGCCACACCAACCCCACCGCCCTCAAGCAATCCTTGGAAGACGAGGAGCTCTCCCCACCCGGCTCTACCGTCGTCGCCGCGCCCGGTGAGCTCTGTTTCCCTCCAGACCCGTGCGGCGACATGGCCTGGGACTTCCCGCCCCTCGGCAAGGTGGCCTCCGGCTCAGCCATTATCGAACAACTGGGCCTGACTCCTGCCACCCGCGCACTCCGCGGAAGCTCCGGCACGATCAACTCCCATTACCTCCTCATTCCTAGACCCGACGGCAGCCTCTGGGCGGCTTTCATCCTCTGCGGGCCAGCCGTAGGCCAGGACTGCCGCACGGCAGCCGAAGTCTGGACCCCCGCCACACCCGACGCCCGCGTCTTCCCAACCCATTTCCCTTCAGCAACTTACAAATAA
- the trmFO gene encoding methylenetetrahydrofolate--tRNA-(uracil(54)-C(5))-methyltransferase (FADH(2)-oxidizing) TrmFO: MKKIRIIGGGLAGPEAALQAAAAGCHVELYEMRPTRSTEAHQTSDFAELVCSNSLKSESENSAPWLLKQEMRRAGCVLLAEADASAVPAGHALAVDRVAFSARVAARLESNPLITIHREEVTTLNATDADLTILASGPLTSAPLAAALQQITGSEQLAFYDSISPIVDATTIDMDKVYFAARWDKGTADYINCPFTKEEYETFMDALTSAENVQAKEWEKLDYFEGCLPIEETARRGRDTLRFGPMKPAGLTNPKTGRWPYACVQLRQENLRADSYNLVGFQNHLKFGEQARVLRLIPGLEHATFLRYGQIHRNTYIHAPSLLTETLQLRARPDILIAGQLSGVEGYTESIASGMLAGQFAAALLAGRTPVPCPRLTAHGSLIHYITHAEDRGKGNRFQPANITFDLLPPLEEDLRKKIRDKKERHRIQCERALTAWQQWRTQTTL; encoded by the coding sequence ATGAAGAAGATTCGCATCATCGGCGGAGGCCTCGCAGGTCCGGAAGCCGCTCTCCAAGCCGCCGCAGCAGGTTGTCACGTTGAGCTTTACGAGATGCGCCCAACCCGCTCCACCGAGGCCCACCAGACCTCAGACTTCGCCGAACTCGTCTGCTCCAACTCCCTCAAGTCGGAGTCTGAGAACTCCGCACCCTGGCTTCTCAAGCAGGAGATGCGCCGCGCCGGATGCGTCCTCCTCGCAGAGGCCGACGCCTCCGCCGTCCCCGCCGGACACGCCCTGGCCGTAGACCGAGTAGCCTTCTCCGCCCGCGTAGCCGCCCGCCTGGAGTCCAACCCGCTCATCACCATCCACCGCGAGGAGGTCACCACCCTCAACGCCACCGACGCAGACCTGACCATCCTGGCCTCTGGCCCCCTGACCTCAGCCCCGTTAGCCGCCGCCCTCCAACAAATCACCGGCTCCGAGCAGCTAGCCTTCTACGACTCCATCTCCCCCATCGTCGACGCCACCACCATCGACATGGACAAGGTCTACTTCGCCGCCCGCTGGGACAAGGGCACCGCCGACTACATCAACTGCCCCTTCACCAAGGAGGAGTACGAGACCTTCATGGACGCCCTCACCTCCGCCGAAAACGTCCAGGCCAAGGAGTGGGAGAAGCTCGACTACTTCGAAGGTTGCCTCCCCATCGAAGAGACCGCCCGCCGCGGACGAGACACCCTCCGCTTCGGCCCCATGAAGCCCGCCGGCCTCACCAACCCGAAAACAGGCCGGTGGCCGTACGCCTGCGTCCAGCTCCGCCAGGAAAACCTTCGTGCCGACAGCTACAACCTAGTCGGCTTCCAGAACCACCTCAAGTTCGGCGAGCAAGCCCGCGTCCTCCGCCTCATCCCCGGACTCGAGCACGCCACCTTCCTCCGTTACGGCCAGATCCACCGCAACACCTACATCCACGCACCCTCGCTCCTCACCGAGACGCTCCAGCTCCGCGCCCGCCCCGACATCCTCATCGCTGGCCAACTCTCCGGCGTAGAGGGCTACACCGAGTCCATCGCCAGCGGTATGCTCGCCGGCCAGTTCGCCGCCGCCCTCCTCGCAGGCCGAACCCCCGTCCCATGCCCCCGCCTCACCGCCCACGGCTCCCTCATTCACTACATCACCCACGCAGAAGACCGAGGCAAGGGAAACCGCTTCCAACCCGCCAACATCACCTTCGACCTCCTGCCCCCCCTCGAAGAGGACCTTCGCAAAAAGATCCGTGACAAGAAAGAGCGCCACCGCATCCAGTGCGAGCGAGCCCTGACCGCCTGGCAGCAATGGCGCACCCAAACAACGCTGTAG
- a CDS encoding DUF7544 domain-containing protein, with protein MQRLNPIDAIAPAFTRTHQTLFQPFKAGRTWKLCASSYLAFAGSMFFPVPLAFAALPWHASSSRPALLAYLALATVFTLIFLAFFYLGARMELVHFEMVVTRGKFIAPMWRRYSRTIWPWLGLKVGIGIVLTAVMAPILLTTGRRLFTGIASMPKATPGQPPDPALFHAFMAQMIGFYAMFFLVFFVLKLFATLLNDFVLPFYTLEQLPLLAALSRGVDVIAADPVQIILYLLMKFALSIIGFVMQYFANLIIFVPFGIIIFIGAMIAGITGAHKGSPAYILLIVGGILLYILFIALTMYWSIGTFGYLLTLLEAYGIYFLGGRYPMLGDILEPPAPPAYTFTPPPTPPSPGEDDGPSLPMDPALA; from the coding sequence ATGCAGCGCCTCAACCCGATCGACGCCATAGCCCCCGCCTTCACCCGCACCCACCAGACCCTCTTCCAGCCCTTCAAGGCCGGCCGCACCTGGAAGCTCTGCGCCTCGTCCTACCTCGCCTTCGCCGGCAGCATGTTCTTCCCCGTACCCCTGGCCTTCGCCGCCCTCCCGTGGCACGCCTCCTCCTCCCGCCCCGCCCTCCTGGCCTACCTAGCCCTGGCGACGGTCTTCACCCTCATCTTCCTCGCCTTCTTTTACCTCGGCGCCCGCATGGAACTCGTCCACTTTGAGATGGTCGTCACGCGCGGCAAGTTCATCGCGCCCATGTGGCGACGCTACAGCCGCACCATCTGGCCTTGGCTTGGCCTCAAGGTCGGCATCGGTATCGTCCTCACCGCCGTCATGGCCCCCATCCTCCTCACCACCGGCCGCCGCCTCTTCACCGGCATCGCGAGCATGCCTAAGGCCACCCCCGGCCAGCCCCCCGACCCCGCCCTCTTCCACGCCTTCATGGCGCAGATGATCGGCTTCTACGCCATGTTCTTCCTGGTCTTCTTCGTGCTTAAGCTCTTCGCCACGCTGCTCAATGACTTCGTCCTGCCCTTCTACACGCTGGAGCAACTTCCGCTTCTCGCGGCACTCAGCCGTGGCGTAGACGTCATCGCAGCCGACCCCGTCCAGATCATCCTGTACCTGCTCATGAAGTTTGCTCTCTCCATCATTGGCTTCGTGATGCAGTACTTTGCCAACCTGATCATCTTCGTCCCGTTCGGGATCATCATCTTCATCGGAGCCATGATCGCGGGCATCACCGGCGCTCACAAAGGATCGCCCGCCTACATCCTGCTCATCGTCGGCGGTATCCTGCTCTACATCCTCTTTATCGCCCTGACGATGTACTGGTCCATCGGCACCTTCGGCTATCTGCTTACCTTGCTCGAAGCTTATGGCATCTACTTCCTCGGCGGCCGCTACCCCATGCTCGGTGACATCCTCGAGCCCCCCGCACCACCTGCCTATACCTTCACCCCACCCCCCACCCCCCCATCACCCGGTGAAGACGACGGCCCATCCCTCCCGATGGACCCCGCTCTCGCCTGA